One window of the Pyxicephalus adspersus chromosome 5, UCB_Pads_2.0, whole genome shotgun sequence genome contains the following:
- the MED10 gene encoding mediator of RNA polymerase II transcription subunit 10 — MAEKFDNLEEHLEKFVENIRQLGIIVSDFQPSSQAGLNQKLNFMITGLSDIDKCRQQLHDITVPLEVFDYIDQGRNPQLYTKECLERALAKNEQVKGKIDTMKKFKSLLIQELSKVFPEDMAKYKAIRGEDHPPS; from the exons ATGGCGGAGAAGTTTGACAACCTGGAAGAACACTTGGAAAAGTTTGTGGAGAACATCAGACAGCTGGGGATTATAGTGAGCGACTTCCAGCCCAGCAGTCAGGCTGGCCTTAACCAGAAGCT AAATTTTATGATCACTGGATTGTCTGATATAGACAAGTGTCGGCAACAGCTACATGACATCACCGTTCCCTTAGAAGTATTTGA TTACATTGACCAAGGTCGTAATCCGCAGCTGTACACTAAGGAGTGTTTGGAGCGAGCATTAGCTAAAAATGAGCAAGTAAAGGGTAAAATTGATACAATGAAG aaattcaAAAGCCTCCTAATTCAAGAGCTTTCCAAAGTGTTTCCAGAAGACATGGCAAAATACAAGGCCATCAGAGGAGAAGATCATCCACCATCTTAA